TACTTTTCCCAAACAAAGTTCTTTGAAAATAATGTTGTTGATTTCATTTTGCTCATCTTCACTCGGAACGAGGACTTCAATCGCGTATTTCGCGCAAATGGGAGCATAGAAATTTTTCTGCATCGTGTATTTTATCCCGAGAAGAAGAAGCTTTTTGTAATTTTTTTCTTTCGCTGCCTCAGCCGTTACTTCTACAATGCTGATCATTTTCGTATCGGTTTGTTTTTGGATATCATCAAAAACGCTGTGCGGAGAATTCGCTGCCATAATAATGACGTCGGTATGAGCATCTTCTAATACCCGAATTCCCGACAGAATATAGTCGATATATCCGACCATATTATTGGTGTCTTCAAAATCGGTAAATTTTTGAAAATCCAAGCTGAAGATAACGACTTCGGGGAAATAATAATTTCCAAATTTTTGAAAATATTTCTGATGAAGAAGCTCATAATATTTCCCAGTGGATTCATGGCTTATTCCGCCGAGGATGCCGATGCGTTTTTTTGACGGGGGCATAAGGAAAGTTATTCACTGTTCATGATACAAAAAAGATGTCAAAGTCAAAAAGAATAAAGATTTCGGTCATCTTTAATAATTCCGCCAAACACCTTCTTTATCTCCTTCGCAAATATTATATTCCTTAACGAGCATCACTTTATTCCCTAAAAAATCGTAATCATAGAACATCTTGGAACTGCATCCCGCATCACCACCAAATCCTTCCATTTTAATAATATTTCCTTCCCTTTTTCCAAAATTTTTCATTCCAGCTAGGCAGCCCCTTCCTTTTTCATTTAATGTTGCTTTCTCAAGAGAGCTGCTTTTTATGGTGTATTTATAAATTGAGCCAGATTCACAATATTCTCCATGAACAAGGGATAAGAGCATGCCACCATTTTGAGAGTAGCAAGCATCTGATATCTGGCTGAAGAATTCTTGAGCTATAGATTTAAATCCTGAATACCACTCTTCTTCCGAATATTCTGGAATTTTCTTACATCCATCGAAAGTAATTTGAGGGAGCATCTCATCCTTTTTTAAACTCTTCTCTGATATATTTTGTTCTTGTTGGGAATTCGGGTCTTCCGAGTCCTTGTTTGAGATAAAAGTCCTCATCATGTCATCTAATAGGTTGTTATAATTCACATAACTCAAAATTGTTATTTCAAAAATTTTCTCTTTTTCATAGAGAATATATGTATACCCGCCAGCTTGTTGTTTCGGGGCTTCATCAAATTCATATCGTACAGCATCTATCCATTCATCCTCGTTAAAATTTTCAGGCAAAGGCGATATTTTTATTTTTTTTAAATTTTTTATATTTACATCTTTCGCTCTGTTTTGATAGTACTCATCTAGGGTTTCATTATCTTTGTTGTCAGATACATATAGCATAATGGCTTGAGTACTAGTAAAACACAGTTTGTTATTTGTATCACAGGTCCCATTTCGCATAATAATATTGCCAGAATCGATCGTCGGGTTTCCTGTTATAGTGAAAAATGACGGATATTGAATTTCAAATCCATTTTTTTTGTCCTCATAAGTTTTTGCGAATCCTATAGTATCACTTGATTTTGTCACAAGTTTTTGATTTGGAATTGCCGGAGTTGATTCTTTCGCGCATCCAGTGAGAAAAATTATCCCCAAGAGTACTGAAGTGAACATGACTGATGTTCTCATAGCGTTGTTTTGTAAGAAACGAAAAAGAGATTCGGTTGCGTGATTTTTCTCCACATCGCTATTATACTTCCCTCACTTCCAAAATCAAAAAATGTTTCTCAAACAACTTCCTTT
The sequence above is a segment of the Candidatus Peregrinibacteria bacterium genome. Coding sequences within it:
- a CDS encoding amino acid racemase gives rise to the protein MPPSKKRIGILGGISHESTGKYYELLHQKYFQKFGNYYFPEVVIFSLDFQKFTDFEDTNNMVGYIDYILSGIRVLEDAHTDVIIMAANSPHSVFDDIQKQTDTKMISIVEVTAEAAKEKNYKKLLLLGIKYTMQKNFYAPICAKYAIEVLVPSEDEQNEINNIIFKELCLGKVNDASRVRLLEIMKKYDVDATILGCTELPLILDTTNTTQPLLNPMDIHVESVLKYISEG